Proteins encoded together in one Mugil cephalus isolate CIBA_MC_2020 chromosome 16, CIBA_Mcephalus_1.1, whole genome shotgun sequence window:
- the LOC125022344 gene encoding V-type proton ATPase 116 kDa subunit a 1-like isoform X1 codes for MGELFRSEEMTLAQLFLQSEAAYCCVSELGELGMVQFRDLNPDVNVFQRKFVNEVRRCEEMDRKLRFVEKEIKKASIPTVDTGENPEVPFPRDMIDLEATFEKLENELKEINTNQEALKKNFLELTELKHILHRTQQFFDEMEDPNLLEESSALMEGSEGGRGAPLRLGFVAGVISRERIPTFERMLWRVCRGNVFLRKAEIEDPLEDPATGDQVHKSVFIIFFQGDQLKNRVKKICEGFRASLYPCPETPQERKEMLAGVNSRIDDLQMVLNQTEDHRQRVLQAASKTMRVWFIKVRKMKAIYHTLNLCNIDVTQKCLIAEVWCPVSDLDSIQFALRRGTERSGSTVPSILNRMQTKQTPPTFNKTNKFTSGFQNIVDAYGIGNYREINPAPYTIITFPFLFAVMFGDMGHGLLMTCAALYLVIRESRILSQKSDNEMFNMIFAGRYIILLMGIFSIYTGIIYNDCFSKSLNMFGSGWSVRPMFGRKGANWTFETLDGNAVLQLDPAIPGVFGGPYPIGIDPIWNVATNKLTFLNSFKMKMSVILGVIHMLFGVSLSLFNHLYFKKPLNIFLGFIPEIVFMSSLFGYLVLLVFYKWTAYDASTSKDAPSLLIHFINMCLFNYNDPTNKPLYRGQIGIQVLLVLIALACVPCMLIVKTMVLRRQHLWKKHLSQKREETPAENLEQSLEQTGVSSSCTGLTQQGTQKFGGVRVGNGPTEDEAGIMDHDQLSQHSEEGDEHTEEEPFDFGDVAVHQAIHTIEYCLGCISNTASYLRLWALSLAHAQLSEVLWSMVMHLGLSSRSGGGFFGLSIIFSAFATLTVAILLVMEGLSAFLHALRLHWVEFQNKFYSGQGFKFVPFSFESILDGRFDD; via the exons ATGGGGGAACTGTTCAGGAGTGAGGAAATGACCCTAGCCCAGCTCTTTCTCCAGTCAGAGGCAGCCTACTGCTGTGTCAGTGAGCTGGGAGAACTAGGCATGGTCCAGTTTCGAGAT TTGAATCCAGATGTAAATGTGTTCCAGCGCAAGTTTGTAAATGAAGTGAGAAGATGTGAGGAGATGGACCGCAAACTGA GGTTTGTTGAGAAGGAGATCAAAAAGGCCAGCATCCCAACAGTGGACACTGGAGAGAATCCTGAAGTACCTTTTCCCAGAGACATGATTGACCTAGAG GCCACTTTTGAGAAGTTGGAAAATGAACTGAAAGAGATCAACACCAACCAGGAAGCACTAAAGAAGAACTTCCTGGAGCTGACGGAGCTCAAACACATTCTACATCGAACACAACAGTTCTTTGATGAG ATGGAGGATCCTAACCTGTTGGAGGAGTCCTCAGCTCTGATGGAGGGCAGTGAAGGGGGGCGAGGAGCCCCACTCAGACTCGG GTTTGTTGCTGGAGtcatcagcagagagaggaTACCGACCTTTGAGAGGATGCTGTGGAGGGTGTGTCGTGGTAATGTCTTCTTGAGGAAGGCAGAGATTGAGGACCCCTTGGAGGACCCTGCCACG GGCGATCAAGTCCACAAGTCAGtgttcatcatcttcttccagGGCGACCAGTTGAAGAACAGGGTGAAGAAGATCTGTGAGGG GTTCCGTGCCTCTCTCTACCCATGTCCAGAGACCCCTcaggagaggaaggagatgcTGGCTGGAGTCAACAGCCGCATTGATGACCTCCAGATG GTGCTGAACCAAACAGAGGACCACCGTCAACGAGTGTTACAAGCTGCCTCAAAGACTATGCGAGTGTGGTTCATCAaggtgaggaagatgaaggcCATCTACCATACACTCAACCTTTGCAACATCGATGTCACCCAGAAATGTCTGATTGCCGAGGTGTGGTGCCCTGTCTCAGACCTGGACTCAATTCAGTTTGCTCTGCGCAGAGGAACG GAGAGGAGCGGCTCGACAGTGCCCTCCATCCTTAACAGGATGCAGACCAAGCAAACTCCACCTACTTTCAACAAGACCAACAAGTTCACATCAGGCTTCCAGAACATTGTTGACGCCTACGGCATCGGGAACTACAGGGAAATCAATCCAG CTCCCTACACCATCATCACCTTCCCCTTTCTGTTTGCGGTGATGTTTGGTGATATGGGTCATGGCTTGTTGATGACCTGTGCTGCTCTTTACCTGGTCATCCGAGAGAGTCGTATCCTCTCCCAGAAGAGTGACAATGAG ATGTTCAACATGATTTTTGCTGGTCGCTACATCATTCTTCTGATGGGCATCTTCTCCATTTACACTGGCATAATTTATAATGATTGCTTCTCCAAGTCACTCAACATGTTTGGGTCTGGTTGGAGTGTGAGGCCCATGTTTGGACGCAAAGGAGCAAACTGGAC GTTTGAGACACTTGATGGAAATGCTGTTCTACAGTTAGACCCTGCCATTCCTGGTGTGTTCGGTGGGCCTTATCCAATCGGAATTGACCCG ATCTGGAATGTTGCCACCAACAAGCTGACTTTCCTCAACTCATTCAAGATGAAGATGTCAGTGATCCTAGGTGTCATCCACATGCTTTTTGGAGTGTCTCTCAGTCTCTTCAATCACTT GTACTTCAAGAAGCCACTGAATATCTTCTTGGGCTTCATCCCAGAGATTGTCTTCATGTCAAGCCTGTTTGGCTACCTCGTGCTGCTAGTCTTCTACAAGTGGACAGCCTATGATGCCTCCACCTCCAAGGATGCTCCCAGTCTGCTCATTCACTTCATCAACATGTGTCTTTTCAACTACAACGACCCCACCAACAAACCCCTCTACAGGGGACAG ATCGGGATCCAGGTTTTGTTGGTGCTGATTGCCCTTGCATGTGTTCCCTGTATGCTGATTGTGAAAACTATGGTGCTTCGGCGTCAGCACCTGTGGAAAAAGCACCTG TCCCAGAAGAGGGAAGAAACCCCAGCAGAGAATCTAGAGCAGTCTTTAGAGCAAACAGGCGTGTCCTCATCATGCACCGGACTCACCCAACAGGGCACGCAGAAGTTCGGAGGGGTGCGGGTGGGCAATGGACCCACGGAGGACGAGGCTGGCATCATGGACCACGACCAGCTCTCCCAGCACTCAGAGGAGGGAGATGAG CACACAGAGGAAGAGCCG TTTGATTTTGGTGACGTAGCTGTCCATCAGGCCATCCACACCATAGAGTACTGTCTTGGGTGCATCTCTAACACAGCCTCCTACCTGCGCCTCTGGGCCCTCAGCTTGGCCCATGCAC AGCTGTCAGAGGTGCTTTGGTCCATGGTAATGCACCTGGGTCTATCTTCCCGGAGTGGGGGTGGATTCTTCGGCCTGTCCATCATCTTCTCGGCCTTCGCTACTCTCACAGTTGCTATCCTCCTCGTCATGGAGGGGCTGTCAGCCTTCCTGCATGCCCTGCGACTACACTG ggtgGAGTTCCAGAACAAGTTCTACTCGGGCCAGGGCTTTAAGTTTGTCCCCTTCTCCTTCGAGAGCATCCTTGATGGACGTTTTGACGACTGA
- the LOC125022344 gene encoding V-type proton ATPase 116 kDa subunit a 1-like isoform X2 yields MGELFRSEEMTLAQLFLQSEAAYCCVSELGELGMVQFRDLNPDVNVFQRKFVNEVRRCEEMDRKLRFVEKEIKKASIPTVDTGENPEVPFPRDMIDLEATFEKLENELKEINTNQEALKKNFLELTELKHILHRTQQFFDEMEDPNLLEESSALMEGSEGGRGAPLRLGFVAGVISRERIPTFERMLWRVCRGNVFLRKAEIEDPLEDPATGDQVHKSVFIIFFQGDQLKNRVKKICEGFRASLYPCPETPQERKEMLAGVNSRIDDLQMVLNQTEDHRQRVLQAASKTMRVWFIKVRKMKAIYHTLNLCNIDVTQKCLIAEVWCPVSDLDSIQFALRRGTERSGSTVPSILNRMQTKQTPPTFNKTNKFTSGFQNIVDAYGIGNYREINPAPYTIITFPFLFAVMFGDMGHGLLMTCAALYLVIRESRILSQKSDNEMFNMIFAGRYIILLMGIFSIYTGIIYNDCFSKSLNMFGSGWSVRPMFGRKGANWTFETLDGNAVLQLDPAIPGVFGGPYPIGIDPIWNVATNKLTFLNSFKMKMSVILGVIHMLFGVSLSLFNHLYFKKPLNIFLGFIPEIVFMSSLFGYLVLLVFYKWTAYDASTSKDAPSLLIHFINMCLFNYNDPTNKPLYRGQIGIQVLLVLIALACVPCMLIVKTMVLRRQHLWKKHLGTQKFGGVRVGNGPTEDEAGIMDHDQLSQHSEEGDEHTEEEPFDFGDVAVHQAIHTIEYCLGCISNTASYLRLWALSLAHAQLSEVLWSMVMHLGLSSRSGGGFFGLSIIFSAFATLTVAILLVMEGLSAFLHALRLHWVEFQNKFYSGQGFKFVPFSFESILDGRFDD; encoded by the exons ATGGGGGAACTGTTCAGGAGTGAGGAAATGACCCTAGCCCAGCTCTTTCTCCAGTCAGAGGCAGCCTACTGCTGTGTCAGTGAGCTGGGAGAACTAGGCATGGTCCAGTTTCGAGAT TTGAATCCAGATGTAAATGTGTTCCAGCGCAAGTTTGTAAATGAAGTGAGAAGATGTGAGGAGATGGACCGCAAACTGA GGTTTGTTGAGAAGGAGATCAAAAAGGCCAGCATCCCAACAGTGGACACTGGAGAGAATCCTGAAGTACCTTTTCCCAGAGACATGATTGACCTAGAG GCCACTTTTGAGAAGTTGGAAAATGAACTGAAAGAGATCAACACCAACCAGGAAGCACTAAAGAAGAACTTCCTGGAGCTGACGGAGCTCAAACACATTCTACATCGAACACAACAGTTCTTTGATGAG ATGGAGGATCCTAACCTGTTGGAGGAGTCCTCAGCTCTGATGGAGGGCAGTGAAGGGGGGCGAGGAGCCCCACTCAGACTCGG GTTTGTTGCTGGAGtcatcagcagagagaggaTACCGACCTTTGAGAGGATGCTGTGGAGGGTGTGTCGTGGTAATGTCTTCTTGAGGAAGGCAGAGATTGAGGACCCCTTGGAGGACCCTGCCACG GGCGATCAAGTCCACAAGTCAGtgttcatcatcttcttccagGGCGACCAGTTGAAGAACAGGGTGAAGAAGATCTGTGAGGG GTTCCGTGCCTCTCTCTACCCATGTCCAGAGACCCCTcaggagaggaaggagatgcTGGCTGGAGTCAACAGCCGCATTGATGACCTCCAGATG GTGCTGAACCAAACAGAGGACCACCGTCAACGAGTGTTACAAGCTGCCTCAAAGACTATGCGAGTGTGGTTCATCAaggtgaggaagatgaaggcCATCTACCATACACTCAACCTTTGCAACATCGATGTCACCCAGAAATGTCTGATTGCCGAGGTGTGGTGCCCTGTCTCAGACCTGGACTCAATTCAGTTTGCTCTGCGCAGAGGAACG GAGAGGAGCGGCTCGACAGTGCCCTCCATCCTTAACAGGATGCAGACCAAGCAAACTCCACCTACTTTCAACAAGACCAACAAGTTCACATCAGGCTTCCAGAACATTGTTGACGCCTACGGCATCGGGAACTACAGGGAAATCAATCCAG CTCCCTACACCATCATCACCTTCCCCTTTCTGTTTGCGGTGATGTTTGGTGATATGGGTCATGGCTTGTTGATGACCTGTGCTGCTCTTTACCTGGTCATCCGAGAGAGTCGTATCCTCTCCCAGAAGAGTGACAATGAG ATGTTCAACATGATTTTTGCTGGTCGCTACATCATTCTTCTGATGGGCATCTTCTCCATTTACACTGGCATAATTTATAATGATTGCTTCTCCAAGTCACTCAACATGTTTGGGTCTGGTTGGAGTGTGAGGCCCATGTTTGGACGCAAAGGAGCAAACTGGAC GTTTGAGACACTTGATGGAAATGCTGTTCTACAGTTAGACCCTGCCATTCCTGGTGTGTTCGGTGGGCCTTATCCAATCGGAATTGACCCG ATCTGGAATGTTGCCACCAACAAGCTGACTTTCCTCAACTCATTCAAGATGAAGATGTCAGTGATCCTAGGTGTCATCCACATGCTTTTTGGAGTGTCTCTCAGTCTCTTCAATCACTT GTACTTCAAGAAGCCACTGAATATCTTCTTGGGCTTCATCCCAGAGATTGTCTTCATGTCAAGCCTGTTTGGCTACCTCGTGCTGCTAGTCTTCTACAAGTGGACAGCCTATGATGCCTCCACCTCCAAGGATGCTCCCAGTCTGCTCATTCACTTCATCAACATGTGTCTTTTCAACTACAACGACCCCACCAACAAACCCCTCTACAGGGGACAG ATCGGGATCCAGGTTTTGTTGGTGCTGATTGCCCTTGCATGTGTTCCCTGTATGCTGATTGTGAAAACTATGGTGCTTCGGCGTCAGCACCTGTGGAAAAAGCACCTG GGCACGCAGAAGTTCGGAGGGGTGCGGGTGGGCAATGGACCCACGGAGGACGAGGCTGGCATCATGGACCACGACCAGCTCTCCCAGCACTCAGAGGAGGGAGATGAG CACACAGAGGAAGAGCCG TTTGATTTTGGTGACGTAGCTGTCCATCAGGCCATCCACACCATAGAGTACTGTCTTGGGTGCATCTCTAACACAGCCTCCTACCTGCGCCTCTGGGCCCTCAGCTTGGCCCATGCAC AGCTGTCAGAGGTGCTTTGGTCCATGGTAATGCACCTGGGTCTATCTTCCCGGAGTGGGGGTGGATTCTTCGGCCTGTCCATCATCTTCTCGGCCTTCGCTACTCTCACAGTTGCTATCCTCCTCGTCATGGAGGGGCTGTCAGCCTTCCTGCATGCCCTGCGACTACACTG ggtgGAGTTCCAGAACAAGTTCTACTCGGGCCAGGGCTTTAAGTTTGTCCCCTTCTCCTTCGAGAGCATCCTTGATGGACGTTTTGACGACTGA
- the rfng gene encoding beta-1,3-N-acetylglucosaminyltransferase radical fringe produces MNPYHRPVRMHIVSVGVSKFCFLMSIAFCGLLLLFIPALQSRARQGDLPQPRPQVKPAHASQSHLAGDHASSIHSEDVDLARRLNRSSAGQGRATKTELNNNDDHSPNKGADSRRAIEGGKVGGFSGFRDKLKPKDIFIAVKTTRKYHKSRLELLIQTWVSQAKEQTYIFTDGEDKDLRVRTGANIINTNCSAAHTRQALCCKMSVEYDKFIESQKKWFCHVDDDNYVILPSLLRLLSSYHHSQDVYLGRPSLDHPIEAAERVKSDGSVSVKFWFATGGAGFCISRGLALKMSPWASLGNFISTAEKIRLPDDCTIGYIIEALLEVTLTHTHLFHSHLENLQKLPSDTVLEQVTLSYGGFENRRNVVSIAGSLSMTEDPTRFKTVHCLLYPHTDWCPQLKPRHKI; encoded by the exons ATGAACCCGTACCATCGACCAGTCAGGATGCACATAGTCTCAGTGGGTGTCAGCAAGTTCTGCTTCCTGATGTCCATTGCATTCTGCGgtcttctgcttctcttcatcCCAGCCCTCCAGTCCCGGGCAAGACAAGGGGACCTGCCTCAGCCCCGACCCCAAGTCAAGCCAGCTCATGCAAGCCAGTCACACCTTGCTGGGGATCACGCCAGTTCCATCCATAGTGAGGATGTGGACTTGGCCAGAAGACTTAATAGGAGCTCAGCAGggcaaggaagagctaccaAGACTGAACTTAACAATAATGATGACCACAGTCCCAATAAAGGGGCAGACTCCAGGAGAGCCATTGAAGGAGGAAAGGTTGGTGGATTTTCAGGGTTCCGTGACAAACTGAAGCCAAAGGACATTTTTATTGCAGTGAAGACTACCAGAAAGTACCACAAGTCCAGACTGGAGTTGCTGATTCAGACCTGGGTGTCCCAAGCTAAGGAACAG ACTTACATATTCACTGATGGTGAGGACAAGGATCTACGGGTGAGGACAG GAGCTAACATCATCAACACCAACTGCTCAGCAGCCCACACTCGACAGGCTCTGTGCTGCAAGATGTCTGTGGAGTATGATAAATTCATCGAGTCTCAGAAAAA gtggttctgccATGTAGATGATGACAACTATGTGATCCTGCCAAGCCTGCTACGGCTACTCTCTTCCTACCACCACAGCCAGGACGTCTACCTTGGTCGGCCCAGCCTAGATCACCCTATAGAGGCTGCAGAGAGGGTCAAGAGTGATGGATCG GTGTCAGTCAAGTTCTGGTTTGCCACAGGTGGAGCAGGTTTCTGTATCAGCCGAGGTCTGGCCCTGAAAATGAGCCCCTGGGCAAG TTTGGGAAATTTCATCAGCACAGCCGAGAAGATTCGTCTCCCAGATGACTGCACCATCGGCTACATTATTGAGGCCCTGCTTGAGGTCACTTTAACCCATACACACCTCTTCCACTCACACTTGGAGAATCTCCAGAAGCTACCCAGTGACACTGTGCTGGAGCAG GTGACTCTCAGTTATGGAGGCTTTGAGAACAGAAGAAATGTAGTCAGCATTGCTGGAAGCCTATCAATGACAGAGGACCCCACgag GTTTAAGACAGTCCACTGCCTTCTATATCCACATACTGACTGGTGTCCACAGCTCAAACCTCGGCACAAAATTTAA